Proteins from a genomic interval of Trichoderma breve strain T069 chromosome 2, whole genome shotgun sequence:
- a CDS encoding male sterility protein domain-containing protein — MAASQIFVFGPQALSFNAASFESLHSKLHSDPLHSWALDALLTLPETLASVSKEAPKLQQTNGLKALEALRKALQTGHVQPDLIPLPNILLSPLVVVSQLVDYVAFLKASEPNLAETSKLPIPSNTDAETLGLCTGLLSAFAVASAGSVADLQQYGAASVRLAMLSGALVDAENALREPGKQSTSFSVSWAAASSADVDVVLQKYAEAYISVQMDEKRATITCAQDVASEIQQELKGSGIHVTAVSLNGRFHWPSHQADTDKLIQIVNSNSALQLADASATVLPTRANSGGHYIQSGKLHDIALRSILTDQSQWYQTLDIVYTSQLQSSDSQVLCFGSERCLPPTIARKLDARLVHVADTNLSGDSDDRIAVIGMSCQVPNAEDLESFWDILLSGESQHTEVPPERFSMNSVFRDVDPKRKWYGNWIRDHDAFDHKFFKKSPREMGSTDPQHRVALQLAYQVLHQSGYFGEPDFDKHIGVYIGHANTDYEHNIRSYPANAYSATGPSLTLDTACSSSTVAIHLACRAILSGEITSALAGGVNLMTSPEWYLNLAGASFLSPTGQCKSFDSRGDGYCRGEGAGLVFLKKLSAAIADGDQIFGVIAGTGVVKRARMKPHDITVVEAHGTGTSVGDPAEYDGIRRVLGGPTRPDRLALTAVKGSIGHLEVASGIASLVKVLLMIHKAAIPPQASFQSINPGLNAKPEDNIDITTTVKPWKASFRAALINNYGASGSNASMVVTEAPKPAKAASAQLAGKSFPFWLTGFDDNSIKSYAAKLKKLLKKQAASNEAPTLANLSFQLAKQSNRKLPQALVFSTTSIEDLEQKLSGIEAGTGSPSVKKPAARPVIMCFGGQISTFVGLDKDVYDNIAVLRKHLDECNAIALSLGLDSIYPDIFQRTPIQDVVKLQTILFAMHFGEITGLCVSGILSLKDTINLVSKRAKIIQESWTTEKGSMMAVEGDLTTVESLLNAARAGSKQDISIACYNGPKSFTVAGSTAVVQAAAQLAKEDATYAGLRVKVLNVTNAFHSSLVDPLTKELVRLGQALTFRDAKIRLERATETAEGGRSTADFVSHHLRSPVYFHHAATRLSEEFKDAIWLEAGSNSTIAVMANKAVGGSGSSHFQSINITTDASYSLLTDATTKLWQQGLDVTFWGHHKSQISDYSPLLLPPYQFEKSRHWLDIKQVPVVTEKAAPVVPVQPASGLINFFSFLDDTKRSVRFLINTAVPEFKQMVEAHIMASTVAVMPGMYPVEIAIDAISTLRPEFRDYTYQPELQGLVYYSPLVPHHCSNVWLDVQAMDETGLLWEWKFIGQDAKGVSTRHMNGSIVFSLPQSAVVQSDFARLSRLGSYKRCHRLLDGNEAHDVVVGRNIYRAFEAVIDYKDLYRHVTKLVGKNGDSAGRVVRTNDKEGWLDSVLTDCFCQVAGISVNLFSDPGDFVERGIFIGDRVDRWIRAPGLRTDPAKPKEWEVFAVSSQESDSAFISDVFAFDARNGSLFEAILGIRYSKVPIAGIRKALNRAIPQMPSFAVQQPPIVPTASTNGVNGFSSFTNGVSTNGVNGVNGVHANGTQTPPNGAAKASGSHIIPKTKEIVSNLSGVEVEEIEDKSDLVEMGIDSLMAMELIREIDAAFKVTLETDQLMQLTDFRSLVVCIGTALGLDAYGTGDGVNGTSGAHTNGTSDKSNGAGVSNGVNGVNGVNGVAHGATLPASTVHDVFRATKSATDEFIVKNKMDNYYTHVRPKSTMLCAAYIVEAFEKLGCSIKNAQPGHKLAAFSYLPKHEKFMKELYKIIGPDETGLVEIVGGELVRTAVPCPEKSAEVLFQEALRDVPDHAPEFKLSALTGCKLAECLSGKADGLQIIFGSAEGRKTVSDVYAVAPVNFTWIQQASFFLEQLLRRLPADGGPIKILEMGAGTGGTTGTLVPMIAALGVPVTYTFTDLSSSLVAAARKRFKQYPFMEFKVVNMELAPDPSLINTQHIVLANACVHATRSLPISLHNIRQVLRSDGMLMLLEETEQLPWVDFVFGLLEGWWLFEDGRTHAQVSAEHWEKVLRGAGFGHVDYTDGKCREAQVQRIIFGFASDIRYAGSADPPYPITLGHAELTSIVDRQAVIDHFIHKYTMNFHPPSSAPSQSAGGFASQRCVLVTGATGSLGSHIVSAAARMPDVSSVVCLNRLGTVDVTTRQQEAFSMRGIELESDAMSKLKILDADTSKPMLGLSSDVYKDLVQSVTHIVHNAWPMSLTRTTKAYEPQFQVMRNLIDLARDCVNLRPDSFQFSFQFISSIGAVGYYPLWTGQSLAPELPTTADTALPVGYADAKIVCERMLEETLRLYPNKFRAMAVRIAQITGSRTNGYWNPVEHFSFFVKSAQFLRSLPDLKGTLSWSPVNDVADSLLDILTSNMDPYPIYHIENPARQPWPEMITLLSSELGVPSDRIVPYEQWLKEVKSCDASTTENPAKQLMSFWETHFLRMSTGPLILDTKHSREHSKTMRESGPVESELVKRYIQRWKQSGFLEQMS, encoded by the exons ATGGCAGCATCCCAAATCTTTGTCTTCGGGCCGCAGGCTCTCAGCTTTAACGCAGCATCATTCGAGAGTTTACACAGTAAACTTCACTCGGATCCCTTGCACAGCTGGGCGTTAGATGCGTTGTTAACACTTCCCGAAACCTTGGCTTCAGTTTCCAAAGAAGCCCCCAAGCTGCAACAAACCAATGGGTTAAAAGCCCTGGAGGCACTTCGCAAAGCGTTGCAAACTGGACATGTTCAGCCGGATCTTATCCCGCTACCGAATATTTTGCTCTCTCCACTGGTAGTCGTTTCGCAATTGGTGGACTATGTGGCATTTCTCAAAGCCTCTGAGCCTAACTTAGCCGAGACTTCAAAACTTCCAATCCCCTCCAATACGGACGCGGAGACGCTGGGACTTTGCACTGGTCTTTTGAGTGCCTTTGCAGTGGCATCAGCCGGAAGTGTGGCAGACTTGCAGCAATATGGTGCTGCAAGTGTAAGGTTAGCTATGCTTTCCGGTGCGCTTGTTGATGCAGAGAACGCATTGCGGGAACCTGGGAAACAATCTACATCTTTTTCAGTCTCTTGGGCTGCGGCAAGCTCTGCTGATGTGGACGTTGTCCTACAAAAGTATGCCGAG GCATACATATCCGTGcagatggatgagaagagggCGACAATTACTTGCGCCCAAGACGTCGCATCTGAAATTCAGCAAGAATTGAAGGGTAGTGGTATTCATGTTACTGCTGTTTCTCTGAATGGACGTTTCCATTGGCCCTCCCATCAAGCCGATACAGATAAACTCATTCAAATTGTGAATAGCAATTCAGCTCTTCAACTTGCTGATGCCTCTGCTACAGTCTTGCCAACACGAGCCAACAGTGGAGGGCATTATATCCAATCAGGCAAGCTCCATGATATTGCACTTCGGTCCATATTGACGGATCAGTCGCAATGGTATCAGACGCTAGACATTGTCTATACTAGCCAGCTACAGTCTTCAGACTCTCAAGTGCTGTGTTTTGGTTCTGAGAGGTGTCTTCCTCCAACAATCGCTCGCAAGCTTGATGCGCGTCTCGTCCATGTGGCGGATACCAACCTATCTGGCGATTCAGATGACCGCATTGCAGTAATTGGCATGTCCTGCCAAGTGCCAAATGCCGAGGATCTCGAATCATTCTGGGACATTCTTCTTAGCGGCGAGTCACAGCATACTGAGGTTCCCCCGGAGCGTTTCAGCATGAACTCTGTCTTCCGTGACGTCGACCCCAAGCGAAAGTGGTATGGTAACTGGATTCGTGATCACGATGCCTTCGATCACAAATTCTTTAAGAAAAGCCCCCGAGAGATGGGCTCAACAGATCCTCAGCACCGTGTTGCACTGCAGCTCGCATATCAGGTCTTACACCAATCGGGATACTTCGGTGAACCTGACTTTGATAAGCATATTGGTGTTTACATTGGTCATGCGAATACCGATTATGAACACAATATCCGAAGCTACCCAGCAAATGCTTATTCTGCTACCG GTCCTAGCTTGACTCTTGATACTGCGTGCTCCTCATCCACTGTCGCCATCCATCTCGCCTGTCGTGCCATTTTGAGCGGCGAAATTACCAGCGCGCTCGCCGGTGGTGTTAATCTTATGACCAGTCCTGAGTGGTATCTCAATCTGGCAGGCGCCTCTTTTCTAAGTCCAACGGGCCAGTGCAAGTCCTTTGACTCTCGAGGTGATGGATACTGTCGTGGCGAAGGTGCTGGTTTGGTCTtcctgaagaagctgtcagCCGCTATAGCAGATGGTGATCAAATTTTTGGCGTCATCGCGGGCAC AGGCGTGGTTAAGCGGGCTAGAATGAAGCCACATGATATCACTGTCGTAGAGGCCCATGGCACAGGCACTTCAGTTGGTGATCCAGCTGAATATGACGGCATTCGCCGAGTCCTGGGAGGGCCAACACGCCCTGATAGATTGGCCCTTACGGCTGTCAAAGGATCGATTGGTCACTTGGAGGTTGCTTCTGGTATAGCATCGCTGGTCAAGGTCCTGTTGATGATTCACAAGGCGGCCATCCCACCACAGGCGAGTTTTCAATCAATCAACCCTGGACTCAATGCCAAGCCGGAGGATAACATTGATATCACGACAACCGTTAAGCCGTGGAAAGCCTCCTTCCGTGCTGCACTAATCAACAACTATGGTGCGTCGGGATCGAACGCCTCCATGGTTGTGACAGAGGCGCCTAAGCCAGCCAAGGCAGCGTCAGCGCAGCTGGCCGGCAAAAGCTTTCCATTTTGGCTCACTGGATTCGACGATAACAGTATAAAGAGCTACGCAGCGAAGCTAAAGAAGCTACTGAAGAAACAAGCAGCGTCAAACGAGGCCCCGACTTTGGCAAACCTATCTTTCCAGCTTGCCAAGCAGTCCAACCGCAAGCTACCACAAGCACTGGTTTTCAGTACTACCTCAATTGAGGATTTGGAGCAAAAGCTCTCCGGTATCGAGGCTGGCACTGGAAGTCCTTCGGTAAAGAAGCCAGCAGCGAGACCTGTAATCATGTGCTTTGGCGGACAAATCTCGACATTTGTTGGTCTCGACAAAGATGTGTACGACAATATTGCCGTCTTGCGCAAGCATCTTGatgaatgcaatgcaattGCCCTTTCCCTTGGACTCGACAGCATCTACCCCGATATCTTCCAGAGAACACCAATTCAAGACGTTGTGAAGCTGCAGACTATTCTCTTTGCGATGCA CTTTGGCGAAATCACTGGCTTGTGTGTTTCTGGCATCTTGTCCCTCAAAGACACAATCAATTTAGTATcgaagagagcaaagattATCCAAGAGTCGTGGACAACAGAGAAGGgctccatgatggctgtTGAAGGAGATCTTACCACAGTTGAGAGTCTTCTCAATGCGGCTCGTGCAGGCTCCAAACAGGACATTTCAATTGCTTGCTATAACGGACCTAAAAGCTTTACAGTTGCCGGGTCTACCGCAGTGGTTCAAGCCGCTGCCCAGttggccaaggaggacgCCACATATGCAGGGTTGAGAGTAAAGGTGCTCAATGTAACCAACGCCTTCCACTCCAGCCTTGTTGACCCCCTCACGAAAGAGTTGGTCCGCTTGGGTCAGGCTTTGACGTTCCGTGACGCCAAAATCCGCCTTGAACGCGCTACAGAGACGGCCGAAGGTGGTCGTTCCACTGCAGATTTTGTTTCCCACCACCTACGGAGCCCAGTCTATTTCCATCACGCCGCCACCAGATTGTCTGAGGAGTTTAAAGACGCGATATGGTTGGAGGCAGGCTCCAATTCCACGATCGCAGTCATGGCGAACAAGGCTGTTGGGGGTTCTGGTTCATCACATTTCCAGTCCATTAACATTACGACTGACGCTTCATACTCACTTCTCACAGATGCTACAACCAAGTTGTGGCAACAAGGCTTGGATGTGACATTCTGGGGTCATCACAAATCACAAATTTCTGACTATTCACCTCTTTTACTTCCTCCGTATCAGTTCGAAAAATCGCGACACTGGCTCGATATTAAGCAAGTTCCAGTGGTGACCGAGAAGGCAGCACCTGTTGTGCCAGTTCAGCCCGCCAGTGgcctcatcaacttcttcagcttcctAGATGATACCAAGAGATCAGTGCGTTTCTTGATAAACACGGCTGTACCAGAGTTCAAGCAAATGGTTGAAGCGCATATCATGGCCAGCACTGTGGCAGTGATGCCTGGCATGTATCCGGTCGAGATTGCCATCGATGCCATCTCTACTCTGCGGCCAGAGTTCCGGGACTACACTTATCAGCCCGAGTTACAAGGGTTGGTTTACTACAGCCCGCTTGTCCCACATCATTGCAGTAATGTCTGGCTCGACGTACAGGCGATGGACGAGACTGGATTGCTGTGGGAGTGGAAATTCATTGGCCAGGACGCAAAGGGAGTTTCTACACGGCATATGAATGGTTCAAtcgtcttctctctgcctcaaAGCGCCGTCGTCCAGAGCGACTTTGCTCGGCTATCTCGACTGGGGTCATATAAGCGCTGCCACCGCCTTCTGGACGGCAATGAAGCGCACGATGTCGTCGTTGGACGAAACATTTATCGCGCTTTTGAAGCAGTGATCGACTACAAGGATCTATATCGACATGTCACCAAACTGGTTGGCAAAAACGGCGATTCAGCTGGCCGTGTAGTCCGGACCAACGATAAAGAAGGATGGCTCGACTCGGTACTGACTGATTGCTTTTGCCAGGTCGCCGGAATCTCCGTCAATCTCTTCTCAGACCCTGGTGACTTTGTTGAGAGAGGCATATTCATCGGCGATAGAGTTGATCGGTGGATTCGAGCACCAGGGCTGCGAACCGATCCTGCTAAGCCAAAGGAGTGGGAGGTCTTTGCCGTAAGTAGCCAGGAGTCCGATAGCGCCTTCATCAGTGATGTTTTCGCTTTCGATGCCAGAAATGGGTCTCTGTTTGAAGCCATTCTTGGCATTCGATACAGCAAGGTGCCTATTGCTGGCATTCGCAAGGCCCTTAACCGG GCGATACCGCAAATGCCTTCCTTTGCCGTGCAACAACCACCCATTGTCCCAACAGCCTCCACCAACGGAGTTAacggcttcagcagcttcacaAATGGTGTTAGCACCAATGGTGTGAACGGTGTGAACGGCGTCCATGCTAATGGCACCCAAACACCACCTAATGGAGCTGCAAAGGCATCAGGGTCGCACATCATCCCCAAAACAAAGGAAATCGTGAGCAACCTGTCCGGAGTTGAggtggaagagattgaggacAAATCCGACCTTGTGGAGATGGGTATTGACTCTCTCATGGCCATGGAGTTGATTcgtgagattgatgctgcgTTCAAGGTTACACTTGAGACGGACCAGCTCATGCAGTTGACCGATTTCCGAAGCCTTGTGGTTTGCATCGGCACCGCCCTGGGACTGGATGCATACGGAACTGGAGACGGCGTTAATGGCACTTCTGGGGCTCACACCAATGGAACCAGCGATAAGTCCAATGGGGCAGGCGTTTCCAATGGCGTCAACGGTGTCAATGGTGTCAATGGTGTAGCCCATGGGGCCACCCTCCCAGCTTCAACAGTCCACGATGTTTTCCGGGCTACCAAGTCAGCAACTGACGAGTTTATCGTTAAGAACAAGATGGATAACTACTACACTCATGTGCGCCCCAAATCAACCATGCTCTGTGCCGCATACATCGTGGAGGCGTTCGAGAAGCTAGGCTGTTCCATCAAGAATGCTCAACCTGGCCATAAGCTCGCAGCGTTCTCATATCTACCAAAGCATGAGAAGTTTATGAAGGAACTATACAAGATTATTGGCCCTGATGAAACAGGTCTGGTAGAAATCGTGGGTGGCGAACTTGTCAGAACTGCCGTCCCCTGTCCCGAGAAGTCAGCAGAAGTTCTCTTCCAGGAGGCACTGCGAGATGTGCCTGATCATGCACCAGAATTCAAGCTTTCCGCTCTGACAGGCTGCAAGCTGGCAGAATGTTTGTCTGGCAAGGCGGATGGCCTCCAGATCATTTTCGGATCTGCGGAGGGCAGGAAGACTGTGTCAGATGTATACGCCGTTGCGCCTGTCAACTTTACTTGGATCCAGCAggcatccttcttccttgagcAACTCCTCCGTCGCCTGCCTGCTGATGGAGGCCCAATCAAGATCCTCGAGATGGGCGCCGGAACTGGCGGAACCACAGGCACTCTGGTTCCCATGATTGCTGCCCTTGGCGTCCCAGTTACCTACACCTTCACCGAcctctcgtcttctcttgttgctgctgcccgcAAGCGCTTCAAGCAGTACCCCTTCATGGAGTTCAAGGTGGTCAACATGGAATTGGCTCCAGATCCCAGCCTGATTAACACACAGCACATTGTCCTCGCCAATGCCTGTGTGCATGCGACGCGATCGCTGCCCATCTCACTTCACAACATCCGCCAGGTTCTGCGTTCCGACGgcatgctgatgctgcttgaAGAAACAGAGCAGCTTCCTTGGGTTGACTTTGTTTTCGGTCTCCTCGAGGGCTGGTGGCTCTTCGAAGACGGCCGCACACATGCTCAAGTATCTGCCGAGCACTGGGAAAAGGTGCTTCGCGGCGCAGGATTCGGCCATGTTGACTACACGGACGGGAAGTGCCGCGAGGCGCAGGTACAGCGCATTATCTTTGGATTTGCCTCCGATATCAGGTACGCCGGCTCTGCCGATCCTCCTTATCCTATCACTTTGGGGCATGCAGAGCTGACGAGTATCGTAGATCGGCAGGCAGTCATTGATCACTTTATTCATAAATACACCATGAACTTCCACCCACCAAGTTCAGCACCGTCACAATCAGCGGGTGGGTTTGCGTCTCAACGTTGTGTTCTTGTCACTGGCGCAACAGGGAGTTTGGGGTCGCACATAGTATCAGCAGCGGCGCGAATGCCCGATGTCAGTAGTGTTGTCTGCCTCAATCGTCTAGGCACTGTGGATGTGACGACACGGCAGCAAGAGGCCTTTAGCATGCGCGGTATTGAACTTGAGTCCGATGCCATGTCTAAGCTTAAGATTCTAGATGCAGACACCAGTAAGCCCATGCTTGGGTTGTCATCCGATGTATACAAAGACCTTGTACAATCAGTTACGCACATTGTCCACAACGCTTGGCCCATGAGTCTCACTCGTACAACAAAGGCTTACGAACCCCAATTTCAGGTCATGCGCAATCTGATAGACCTTGCCAGGGACTGTGTAAACCTTCGACCAGATTCCTTTCAGTTCAGCTTTCAGttcatctcttccattgGGGCCGTTGGCTATTATCCGTTGTGGACTGGTCAGTCTCTAGCTCCAGAACTCCCAACGACGGCGGACACAGCTCTTCCAGTTGGCTATGCTGATGCGAAGATTGTGTGTGAGCGAATGCTGGAGGAAACTTTGCGTCTGTACCCGAACAAATTCCGTGCCATGGCTGTACGAATTGCTCAAATCACAGGGTCAAGAACAAATGGATACTGGAATCCAGTGGAGcacttttccttctttgtcaAGTCGGCTCAGTTCCTTCGAAGTCTGCCTGACCTAAAAGGCACGTTGTCTTGGTCTCCAGTAAATGATGTTGCGGACTCGCTACTGGATATACTGACATCCAACATGGATCCTTACCCCATCTATCATATTGAGAATCCTGCACGCCAGCCATGGCCGGAGATGATTACTCTATTATCAAGCGAACTTGGAGTTCCATCTGATAGAATTGTGCCGTACGAGCAGTGGCTGAAGGAAGTGAAGAGCTGCGATGCTTCAACTACAGAGAATCCTGCAAAGCAGCTGATGTCATTTTGGGAAACACATTTCCTGCGCATGTCTACTGGGCCCTTGATACTCGACACCAAACATAGCCGTGAACATTCGAAGACGATGCGTGAAAGTGGGCCGGTGGAAAGTGAACTGGTGAAGCGATATATTCAGAGGTGGAAACAGTCTGGTTTCCTTGAGCAGATGTCATGA
- a CDS encoding metallo-beta-lactamase superfamily domain-containing protein, with amino-acid sequence MKLQVRLVLLPVLVNGAKVNSPGSNTSDLLARTINALGGLQALNDIKGLTLQSSDYRSTTLSQSYSLDSSDQLIATGATSTISFDFSDTLITQRIDRNLTYDYFWAHAHRDGKLDYSLVVQTGLNGSACFNVGGSVDDPSVPFGYADSYLTDYLVHSAQQSALLGVLKQFEASSSQLVYSVTSIEASGVDYPTLSLPNANLALLVHNDTGLPYAIRSTETHEIYGPSTNDVVFSNYASVSFGKSQTFKYPNRIQTIYNEVYVLEDYTISQISANPQFPDGYFKALPPTPPAGSPPDNVAQLPRTDNEYPRSEVHEFYETGLWFGPFGQQNNVSSVVAKPVFPGGNVPQIVNLYVGTVPDYVQLLVEFEDGLVITDAAPHRSKIILQWVKENYPGKSITHVVPSHHHRDHAGGVGDYLAAGAKLVIPEIAKDYYKNVNGGKFQTITYDDEHPFIKQDKNVQFLSFWKNENPHASDWTWAAAAPACSKFNNSEVVVIDADIVNPRPGPVMRWDTPHAMPFFVDAVHRGIPLEATLVGAHGGTGIGIGTTDSLINLVNIAGFTYPNSSSTKGWC; translated from the exons ATGAAGCTTCAAGTCCGTCTTGTGTTGTTACCAGTCCTGGTTAATGGCGCCAAAGTCAACTCTCCTGGCAGCAATACTTCGGACCTATTGGCCCGAACTATCAATGCCCTCGGGGGTCTCCAGGCTTTGAACGATATCAAAGGACTGACTTTGCAATCTTC TGATTATAGAAGTACAACGCTGTCTCAAAGTTACAGTCTTGACAGTTCGGATCAGCTAATTGCAACCGGAGCGACATCGACTATCTCTTTCGACTTTTCAGACACTCTTATCACCCAGCGAATTGACCGGAACCTGACTTATGACTATTTCTGGGCGCATGCACACCGGGATGGAAAGTTGGACTACAGTCTTGTAGTCCAGACAGGTTTAAATGGTTCGGCTTGCTTCAACGTCGGTGGCAGCGTCGATGATCCATCGGTACCTTTTGGCTACGCTGACAGTTACCTCACGGATTATCTCGTGCATTCTGCCCAGCAATCCGCGCTATTGGGCGTTTTGAAGCAATTTGAAGCTTCTAGCTCGCAGTTGGTCTACTCTGTCACCAGCATTGAAGCCTCCGGCGTTGATTATCCGACATTGTCACTTCCGAACGCGAATCTGGCGTTGCTTGTTCACAATGATACGGGGTTGCCTTACGCCATTCGATCAACAGAAACTCATGAAATCTACGGTCCTTCAACTAATGATGTCGTATTCTCTAACTATGCGTCGGTGTCCTTTGGCAAATCGCAGACGTTCAAATACCCTAACCGGATACAAACGATTTACAACGAAGTCTATGTCCTCGAGGACTACACGATTAGTCAAATCAGCGCCAATCCTCAGTTTCCAGATGGCTACTTCAAGGCACTACCTCCAACTCCACCTGCTGGTAGTCCCCCCGATAATGTGGCTCAACTGCCTCGTACAGATAACGAGTACCCTCGATCAGAAGTTCACGAGTTTTACGAGACAGGGCTTTGGTTCGGACCCTTTGGCCAGCAAAACAATGTCTCATCTGTTGTCGCGAAACCCGTGTTTCCAGGTGGAAACGTACCACAGATCGTCAATCTCTATGTGGGAACTGTGCCCGACTATGTACAGCTCCTGGTCGAATTCGAAGACGGACTTGTCATCACTGATGCCGCTCCCCATAGAAGCAAAATCATTTTGCAATGGGTCAAAGAGAATTACCCCGGCAAGAGCATTACGCACGTGGTCCCgtcgcatcatcaccgcGATCACGCAGGTGGTGTGGGAGACTACCTTGCTGCCGGGGCCAAGCTGGTAATCCCGGAAATAGCGAAAGACTATTACAAAAATGTCAACGGTGGCAAGTTTCAAACAATTACATATGACGATGAGCATCCTTTCATCAAGCAAGATAAGAATGTCCAGTTCCTATCTTTTTGGAAGAATGAGAACCCACACGCAAGTGACTGGACATGGGCTGCTGCCGCGCCGGCCTGTTCAAAGTTCAACAATTCTGAAGTCGTTGTCATCGATGCGGACATTGTGAATCCCAGACCTGGACCCGTGATGCGCTGGGATACTCCACACGCCATGCCATTTTTCGTTGATGCTGTTCATCGGGGTATTCCGCTAGAGGCAACCTTGGTTGGTGCACATGGAGGAACAGGGATAGGAATCGGCACCACGGATTCTCTAATCAACCTGGTGAACATTGCTGGATTTACGTACCCTAATTCTTCTAGTACAAAGGGATGGTGTTAA
- a CDS encoding tetratricopeptide repeat domain-containing protein produces the protein MASADELKALGNKAIAEKNFDDAIDKFTQAIALQPENHILYSNRSAAYASKKDWDNALKDAEKTTEIKPDWAKGWGRKGAALHGKGDLLGANDAYEAGLKHDPSNAQLKSGLASVEKAMQAEAGGGLDPTGGIGNMFKDPQLIQKLASNPKTSGFLADPTFMAKLQQIQQNPLNSQDLFSDPRMIQVLGVLMGVDMEMRDSAPEGSESYVVSDDKDTPMTDAPKKPEPKKEPVPEPEPELDEEALEKKKKKEEADKEKALGTENYKKRKFDEAIEHYSKAWELYQDITYLNNLGAAYFEKGDYDKCIESCQKAIDEGRLIYADFKLIAKSYARIGTAYEKKGDLALAVENYNKSLTEHRTPDVLNKLRAAERAKTEASKQAYIDPAKAEEAREEGNKKFKEMDFPGAVAAYSEMVKRAPEDPRGYSNRAAAFVKLFEFPSALDDCNLAIKKDPTFIRAYIRKAQAYFGMRKYSECVDACDEAMQVDAEHHKGANAREIEQQQQKAFSAMYSARENESEEQTRQRLAQDPEIMGIMQDPVMQSILQQSQSDPMALQEHMKNPSVRSKIQKLIAAGVIRVGGRP, from the exons ATGGCTTCCGCAGACGAGCTCAAAGCTCTGggcaacaaggccatcgccgAAAAGAACTTTGACGACGCTAT CGACAAGTTCACTCAGGCCATCGCTCTTCAACCCGAAAACCACATCCTCTACTCCAACCGATCTGCTGCCTATGCCTCCAAAAAGGACTGGGACAATGCGCTGAAGGACGCCGAAAAGACGACCGAGATCAAGCCAGACTGGGCCAAGGGCTGGGGACGCAAAGGCGCTGCTCTCCACGGCAAGGGAGATCTGCTCGGAGCAAACGATGCGTACGAGGCCGGTCTCAAACATGACCCAAGCAACGCACAGCTCAAGAGCGGCCTGGCCTCTGTTGAGAAGGCCATGCAGGCCGAAGCAG GCGGCGGACTTGATCCTACCGGCGGAATTGGAAACATGTTCAAGGACCCCCAACTCATTCAGAAGCTTGCCTCCAACCCTAAGACGAGCGGCTTCCTTGCCGACCCCACATtcatggccaagctgcagcagattcaACAAAATCCTCTCAACTCACAGGACCTTTTCAGTGATCCCAGAATGATCCAGGTGCTGGGTGTACTGATGGGTGTTGACATGGAAATGCGCGACAGTGCTCCCGAGGGCAGCGAGTCTTATGTTGTGTCCGATGACAAGGATACTCCCATGACGGATGCAcccaagaagcccgagcCAAAGAAGGAGCCCGTACCCGAACCCGAACCCGAGCTGGACGAGGAAGCtctagagaagaagaagaagaaggaagaggccgacaaggagaaggctcTTGGCACCGAGAACTACAAGAAGCGAAAGTTTGACGAGGCTATCGAGCACTACAGCAAGGCATGGGAGCTCTACCAGGATATCACCTACCTGAACAACCTTGGCGCAGCTTACTTTGAGAAGGGAGACTACGACAAGTGTATTGAGTCCTGCCAAAAGGCAATTGACGAGGGCCGACTCATCTATGCTGACTTCAAGCTGATTGCCAAGAGTTATGCCCGTATCGGCACTGCCtatgagaagaagggagacCTTGCTCTAGCAGTCGAAAACTACAACAAATCTTTGACCGAGCACCGAACTCCCGATGTTTTGAACAAGCTCCGTGCTGCCGAGCGAGCAAAGACTGAGGCTTCCAAGCAGGCATACATCGACcctgccaaggctgaggaagcCCGTGAGGAGGGTAACAAGAAGTTCAAGGAGATGGATTTCCCTGGTGCTGTGGCCGCCTACTCTGAGATGGTCAAGCGAGCACCCGAGGACCCCAGAGGATACAGCAACCgcgctgctgcctttgtcaagcTCTTTGAGTTCCCCAGTGCTCTGGATGACTGCAACCTGGCCATCAAGAAGGATCCCACCTTCATCCGGGCTTATATCCGAAAGGCCCAGGCTTACTTTGGCATGCGCAAATACTCTGAGTGCGTGGACGCTTGCGACGAGGCGATGCAGGTTGATGCAGAGCACCACAAGGGCGCCAACGCTCGCGAgattgagcagcagcagcagaaggcTTTCTCAGCCATGTACTCAGCCCGAGAGAACGAGTCAGAGGAGCAGACTAGACAGAGGCTGGCTCAAGACCCAGAG ATTATGGGCATAATGCAAGATCCAGTTATGCAGTCCATCCTGCAACAATCGCAGTCTGACCCCATGGCGCTCCAAGAGCACATGAAGAACCCGAGCGTGCGgtccaagatccagaagctgATAGCTGCTGGTGTCATCAGAGTTGGAGGTCGGCCATGA